A genomic stretch from uncultured Cohaesibacter sp. includes:
- a CDS encoding ubiquinone biosynthesis hydroxylase: MNAPRHAKAEPVGANDNASCLKERYDLVIAGGGYVGLSLALAVRQASGLSVLVVEPQAMERMRKDERASAVASAATRMLQSLGVWDAIAPEAEPIRKMVVTDSKLKDIVRPVLLTFEGDAGDGAPFAYMVPNGVMVGALGDAARAAGVDLLEGHSVKDFVVEGSGVSLFLQSGETVGAKLLVAADGVRSRLRDLAGINVNRFDYDQVGIVTTVEHERPHEGCAVEHFLPAGPFAILPLKGNRSSLVWNERTDDAKRLLAMDDFTFGLELERRFGKQLGTLEEKGPRKGFPLGMVLARSYVASRFALVGDAAHGIHPIAGQGLNLGFKDVASLAEVIVEAARLGQDIGAFDVLERYESWRRFDVMQMGVTCDLLNRLFSNKSDVLRHVRDLGLGMVDRLPALKRMFIEEAAGNRGEVPKLLRGEML, encoded by the coding sequence ATGAATGCACCAAGGCATGCAAAAGCAGAACCGGTTGGGGCCAATGACAATGCGTCTTGCCTGAAAGAGCGCTATGATCTGGTGATTGCCGGGGGCGGATATGTGGGGCTGTCGCTGGCGCTGGCTGTGCGGCAGGCCAGTGGCTTGTCTGTCCTTGTTGTCGAGCCTCAGGCTATGGAGCGCATGCGCAAGGACGAGCGGGCCTCTGCGGTCGCCTCTGCTGCGACGAGGATGCTGCAAAGTCTGGGTGTCTGGGATGCAATCGCCCCGGAAGCCGAGCCCATTCGGAAAATGGTGGTCACCGATAGCAAGCTCAAGGATATTGTGCGTCCGGTGCTGCTGACCTTCGAAGGCGACGCTGGGGATGGTGCGCCCTTTGCCTATATGGTGCCGAACGGAGTGATGGTTGGCGCACTTGGCGATGCAGCAAGGGCTGCCGGAGTTGATCTGCTTGAAGGGCATAGCGTCAAGGATTTTGTGGTTGAAGGTTCGGGGGTGTCTCTCTTTTTGCAATCGGGGGAAACCGTTGGCGCCAAGCTGCTTGTGGCAGCCGATGGTGTGCGCTCTCGTTTGCGCGATCTGGCGGGGATCAATGTCAATCGCTTTGATTATGATCAGGTTGGGATCGTAACGACGGTCGAACATGAGCGCCCGCATGAAGGCTGCGCGGTGGAGCATTTTCTACCCGCCGGACCTTTTGCTATTTTGCCGCTCAAGGGCAACCGTTCATCACTTGTCTGGAATGAACGCACCGACGACGCCAAACGTCTATTGGCCATGGATGACTTCACCTTCGGGCTTGAGCTGGAGCGCCGGTTTGGCAAACAGCTGGGCACGCTTGAGGAGAAGGGGCCACGCAAGGGCTTTCCGTTGGGCATGGTTTTAGCGCGCTCCTATGTGGCCTCGCGATTTGCGTTGGTGGGCGATGCGGCGCACGGCATTCATCCGATTGCCGGGCAGGGGCTCAATCTGGGCTTCAAGGATGTGGCTTCATTGGCCGAGGTGATCGTTGAAGCGGCTCGTCTGGGGCAGGATATCGGGGCGTTTGACGTTTTAGAGCGCTATGAAAGCTGGCGCCGGTTTGATGTGATGCAGATGGGTGTTACCTGCGATCTGCTCAACCGGCTCTTTTCCAACAAGAGCGATGTGTTGCGCCATGTCCGCGATCTTGGCCTTGGTATGGTGGATCGCCTGCCTGCTCTCAAGCGCATGTTCATCGAGGAAGCCGCTGGCAATCGAGGCGAAGTGCCCAAATTGTTGCGCGGGGAAATGCTTTGA
- the tesB gene encoding acyl-CoA thioesterase II: MTTAIDTLLSILDLETLETDLFRGMSPQDGWQRVFGGQVIGQALVAASRTVDPERSAHSLHCYFMRPGDPKTPIIYEVDRLRNGRSFSTRRVLGIQHGKAIFNMAASFHKKEEGLSHQIELPEIPGPEDLPSEEEVYESYVAKAPDNIKAYFRRERPIELRPINMEHYVTRKKLEPQQLIWVRTTSPLPDDPAIHKCALAYASDMTLLDTSLFAHGLSVFSKTISAASLDHAMWFHGDFRADEWLLYCQDSPWAGGGRGFNRGSLYRRDGTLVASAAQEGLIREIDR; the protein is encoded by the coding sequence ATGACGACAGCAATTGATACCCTCCTCTCCATTCTGGACCTTGAAACGCTGGAAACAGATCTGTTCAGAGGCATGAGCCCGCAGGATGGTTGGCAACGGGTTTTTGGCGGTCAGGTGATTGGGCAAGCTCTGGTGGCGGCTTCCCGGACGGTAGATCCCGAACGCAGCGCCCATTCCCTGCATTGCTATTTCATGCGCCCGGGTGACCCCAAGACCCCGATCATTTATGAGGTGGACCGCCTGCGCAACGGGCGCTCTTTTTCCACCCGCCGTGTTTTGGGCATCCAGCATGGCAAGGCTATTTTCAATATGGCCGCTTCCTTTCATAAAAAGGAGGAAGGTCTGTCACACCAGATCGAACTGCCCGAGATTCCCGGACCGGAAGATCTTCCCAGTGAAGAAGAGGTCTATGAAAGCTATGTTGCCAAGGCGCCAGACAATATAAAGGCCTATTTCCGCCGCGAGCGCCCGATCGAGCTGCGCCCGATCAACATGGAGCATTATGTAACGCGCAAGAAGCTGGAGCCGCAGCAACTCATCTGGGTGCGCACAACGTCGCCATTGCCCGATGATCCGGCGATACACAAATGCGCTCTGGCTTATGCCTCGGACATGACCCTGCTGGACACATCGCTTTTTGCGCATGGCCTTTCCGTTTTCAGCAAAACCATCAGCGCAGCGAGCCTGGATCACGCCATGTGGTTCCACGGCGATTTTCGCGCTGACGAATGGCTGCTCTATTGTCAGGACAGCCCATGGGCAGGTGGTGGCCGCGGTTTCAACCGCGGCAGTCTTTACCGGCGAGATGGCACATTGGTTGCGTCAGCCGCTCAGGAAGGCCTGATCCGGGAAATTGACCGGTAA
- a CDS encoding circularly permuted type 2 ATP-grasp protein yields the protein MEKTSSPKTRLSGNTGEDGIQPPAGAPVLYQTLPGIHDEMMDPSGSIMPHWQQWFNAFSHWSPADRSANWDELNEVVRETGIAYDLFADPNDATQPWSIDLAPLIIAPEEWQWLKVALAQRARLFNAMHNDLYGHRRLLHEGYIPTALVMSDPSYLRPMRGNQSAYNGVQFFAADLAKAPDGNWRVLDNHTETPAGLGFALANRIALTHCEGNLFRSSKAVRLASYFQQLQSTLVKRTELEDPYIAILSPGPEHPDYFSHAYLARYLGYLLVEGGDLVYQNNRICLKTLAGLKPIDLIVRSIEGLNADPLELNPNGMDGTTSMVQAIRDKGIIMANQLGSSIVENRALAPYLPDICQFLLGEELMLREADRWWLGDPASRTHVLENLDDVLISDAHEGSGRPGEARPAADPAKLSQADKANLIDKIHLFGNSMVAEKKTDYATTPSWTGEKLEPRPFAIRFYGSRKEQGYDILPGGLSMAVGEQHAIGLYSPEGLTRDVWVVSEAQPEPFESIWASIARQGSYSRAGRSLQSRIADNLFWLGRNVERIEWQFRLCRQALSRLDEDSGPEEDQRTVISALNTLILRAPKAQVFDAGFGGMNEIERLVRTVLYCKNRAYGFQESLSHMHRLTGLTRDRMSSDAWRILNEFFTDHRWFKEPGFTHTGQVIDLLDKGLMVLAAFSGMVMENMTRNYGWRFLDIGRRIERAENLSGLLNRLIFAPGMASDAPRRMMFILEVADSFITYRSRYRITPTLPAVIDLLLLDETNPRSIAFQIAALHEHINHLPKEPESGLRSEENRLILELLTDIQLSEGQKLAQIPQFEQGKDIEQIISEECRLEQLLNNQIANLPQLTELLTRRYFTHTEEQAQRI from the coding sequence TTGGAAAAGACTTCAAGCCCAAAAACCAGATTGTCTGGCAACACCGGAGAAGACGGCATTCAGCCCCCCGCAGGTGCACCAGTCCTTTATCAGACTCTCCCCGGCATCCATGACGAAATGATGGATCCCTCCGGATCGATCATGCCGCACTGGCAGCAATGGTTCAATGCTTTCTCCCATTGGTCTCCCGCAGACCGGAGTGCCAATTGGGACGAGTTGAATGAAGTCGTTCGCGAAACCGGCATTGCCTACGATCTCTTTGCTGATCCGAATGACGCCACGCAGCCATGGTCCATTGATCTTGCACCCCTCATTATCGCCCCGGAAGAATGGCAATGGCTGAAAGTCGCGCTGGCCCAAAGAGCGCGTCTTTTCAACGCCATGCACAATGATCTTTATGGCCACCGGCGCCTCTTGCATGAGGGCTACATCCCGACAGCGCTGGTCATGAGCGATCCCTCCTATCTACGCCCGATGCGCGGCAATCAGAGCGCCTATAATGGGGTGCAGTTTTTTGCAGCGGATCTCGCCAAGGCTCCCGATGGCAACTGGCGCGTGCTGGACAACCACACCGAGACACCGGCAGGGCTTGGCTTTGCCCTTGCCAATCGGATTGCCCTCACCCATTGCGAGGGCAACCTCTTCCGCTCGAGCAAAGCGGTGCGCCTTGCCTCCTATTTCCAGCAGTTGCAGTCAACGCTGGTCAAACGAACCGAGCTTGAAGACCCCTATATCGCGATCCTGTCGCCCGGACCGGAGCATCCGGACTATTTCTCCCATGCCTATCTCGCCCGTTATCTGGGCTATCTGCTGGTAGAAGGCGGCGACCTTGTTTATCAGAATAACCGGATCTGCCTTAAAACTCTGGCAGGCCTCAAGCCCATCGACCTGATTGTCCGTTCTATCGAAGGCCTCAATGCCGATCCGCTGGAATTGAATCCCAATGGCATGGATGGCACCACCTCCATGGTACAAGCCATCCGGGACAAAGGCATCATCATGGCAAACCAGTTGGGCTCCTCCATCGTGGAGAACCGGGCCCTCGCCCCTTATCTACCGGATATCTGCCAGTTCCTGCTTGGCGAAGAGCTGATGCTACGCGAAGCGGATCGCTGGTGGTTGGGCGACCCCGCAAGCCGCACCCATGTGCTTGAAAATCTCGATGATGTGCTGATTTCCGATGCCCATGAAGGGTCTGGGCGCCCCGGCGAAGCCCGTCCGGCGGCCGATCCTGCAAAGCTTTCCCAGGCAGACAAAGCAAATCTGATCGACAAGATCCATTTGTTCGGCAACAGCATGGTTGCGGAAAAGAAGACCGACTATGCCACAACACCCAGCTGGACTGGTGAAAAGCTTGAGCCGCGCCCCTTTGCCATCCGCTTTTATGGCTCCCGCAAGGAGCAGGGATACGACATCCTGCCCGGCGGCCTGTCCATGGCAGTCGGTGAGCAGCATGCCATAGGCCTCTACTCCCCCGAAGGCCTCACCCGTGACGTATGGGTCGTGTCCGAGGCCCAGCCCGAACCCTTCGAGAGCATTTGGGCCAGCATTGCCCGACAAGGCTCCTATTCACGCGCTGGCCGCTCCCTGCAGAGCCGCATTGCGGATAATCTTTTCTGGCTTGGCCGCAATGTGGAGCGAATCGAATGGCAGTTTCGCCTTTGCCGTCAGGCCCTGTCACGTCTGGATGAAGACAGTGGTCCTGAAGAAGATCAACGCACCGTTATCTCGGCACTCAACACGCTCATCCTGCGCGCCCCGAAAGCACAGGTTTTTGACGCCGGCTTTGGCGGCATGAATGAAATCGAGCGTCTCGTGCGAACGGTTCTCTATTGCAAAAATCGCGCCTATGGCTTTCAGGAAAGCCTGTCCCATATGCATCGGCTGACAGGCCTGACACGCGACCGCATGTCTTCTGACGCCTGGCGCATTCTGAATGAATTTTTCACCGACCACCGCTGGTTCAAGGAACCCGGCTTCACGCATACCGGCCAGGTCATCGACTTGCTCGACAAGGGTCTGATGGTGCTTGCCGCCTTCTCCGGCATGGTCATGGAGAATATGACCCGCAATTACGGCTGGCGTTTCCTGGATATCGGCCGCCGCATCGAGCGGGCGGAGAATTTATCCGGCTTGCTCAACAGACTCATCTTTGCTCCCGGCATGGCCAGCGACGCCCCGCGGCGCATGATGTTCATTCTGGAAGTAGCCGACAGTTTCATCACCTACCGCTCGCGCTATCGCATTACGCCGACCTTGCCGGCGGTGATTGATCTTTTGCTGCTGGACGAAACCAACCCGCGCTCCATAGCCTTCCAGATCGCTGCCCTGCATGAACATATCAATCATTTGCCCAAGGAGCCCGAAAGCGGTCTGCGTAGCGAGGAAAACCGGCTCATTCTTGAGCTTCTGACAGACATTCAGCTATCCGAAGGGCAAAAGCTGGCCCAGATCCCGCAATTCGAGCAAGGCAAGGATATCGAGCAGATCATTTCGGAAGAATGCCGCCTTGAGCAATTGTTGAACAATCAGATTGCAAACTTGCCGCAACTGACTGAGCTTCTGACACGCCGGTATTTCACCCATACCGAAGAGCAAGCTCAACGGATCTGA
- a CDS encoding LON peptidase substrate-binding domain-containing protein, with the protein MAQAGNAYYDSPRDIPAIIPVFPLEEALLLPRTQMPLNIFEERYLMMIDYAMHKDRIIGIIQPLEPEGDPAKSEAPEKLYAPKLQQVGCLGRISAYGETGDGRVLVTLSGICRFKMVKEMLTDLPFRLAEIDCEDYVQDLTEGLGEDQVDRDGLLEAFRAFLEANDMEADWDSIGKSSNEVLVNSLSMMSPYGLAEKQALLEAESLALRADTLIAMTEMHLASESSDSPQTLQ; encoded by the coding sequence ATGGCTCAGGCAGGCAATGCATATTATGACAGCCCGAGAGACATTCCCGCTATCATTCCAGTGTTTCCTTTGGAGGAAGCCCTGTTGCTGCCGCGCACCCAGATGCCTCTGAATATCTTCGAAGAACGCTATCTGATGATGATTGACTATGCCATGCATAAGGATCGGATCATCGGCATCATCCAACCACTGGAACCGGAAGGTGATCCGGCAAAAAGCGAGGCGCCCGAAAAGCTGTATGCCCCCAAGCTTCAGCAAGTCGGTTGTCTGGGACGGATCTCTGCCTATGGCGAAACCGGCGACGGGCGCGTGCTGGTCACCTTGTCGGGCATTTGCCGCTTCAAGATGGTCAAGGAAATGCTCACAGACCTGCCTTTCCGCCTCGCAGAAATCGACTGCGAAGACTATGTGCAGGATCTGACCGAAGGCCTTGGTGAAGATCAGGTGGACAGAGACGGCCTGTTGGAAGCCTTCCGCGCTTTTCTCGAGGCCAACGATATGGAAGCAGACTGGGACAGCATCGGAAAATCTTCCAACGAAGTGCTGGTCAACTCCCTTTCCATGATGAGCCCCTATGGATTGGCAGAAAAACAGGCGCTTCTGGAAGCAGAAAGTCTGGCGCTGCGTGCCGACACGCTAATTGCCATGACCGAAATGCATCTGGCCAGCGAAAGCAGCGATTCCCCTCAAACCCTGCAGTGA
- a CDS encoding Trm112 family protein produces MSKKETHNHGDGEKTRAVDRKLLEILVCPLTKTTLTYDAEAQELISHAAKLAYPIRDGVPIMLPSEARQLED; encoded by the coding sequence ATGAGCAAAAAAGAGACTCACAATCATGGAGACGGCGAGAAGACCCGCGCGGTTGATCGCAAATTGCTCGAGATTCTTGTCTGCCCCCTGACCAAGACCACCCTAACCTATGACGCAGAGGCGCAAGAGCTGATCAGCCACGCCGCCAAACTCGCCTATCCGATCAGGGACGGCGTGCCCATCATGCTGCCCAGCGAAGCGCGTCAGCTGGAAGACTGA
- a CDS encoding transglutaminase family protein, producing the protein MRYKITHKTEYRYSAPVAQSNHLVHLSPSVVDGQIIEQHDIAITPRPAHRRDFKDYFGNPTIHLTLEEDHNILTMTAQTVVTITRDHAPLLAKSVASWESVRDLMLDAAHVDRAEFSCYSPFTNPTSDIAAYGAQSFPPGRPLMEGVMDLTSRIFTDFDYNSTVTDIFTPVSQVFEMKSGVCQDFAHLQLTCLRALGLPARYVSGYLRTYPPKGQPRLVGADASHAWVSVWCPEAGWIDFDPTNNKTIADEHVTLTVGRDFGDVSPISGVILGGGNHFVNVWVDVMPIDEQGEEIGESLSNQLEPEIVTIDMDTLEEQSQRPIQMHIQEQSQEQSQEQSQTQSADPLPADRTY; encoded by the coding sequence ATGCGCTATAAGATAACGCACAAAACAGAATATCGCTATTCAGCACCGGTTGCCCAATCCAACCATCTGGTGCATTTGTCCCCCAGTGTCGTCGACGGACAGATCATCGAGCAGCATGACATAGCCATTACGCCGCGCCCTGCCCATCGCCGCGACTTCAAGGACTATTTCGGCAACCCCACCATTCATCTGACGCTGGAAGAAGACCATAACATCTTGACGATGACTGCGCAGACTGTCGTCACCATAACCCGTGACCATGCGCCACTGCTGGCAAAGTCAGTCGCCTCATGGGAGAGCGTGCGCGACCTCATGCTCGATGCCGCCCATGTGGATCGGGCTGAATTCTCCTGCTACTCGCCATTCACCAACCCTACATCAGACATCGCTGCCTATGGCGCCCAATCCTTCCCCCCCGGGCGCCCGCTGATGGAAGGCGTCATGGATCTGACCAGCCGCATCTTTACCGATTTTGACTATAACAGCACCGTCACCGACATTTTCACACCGGTATCTCAGGTCTTCGAGATGAAGAGCGGAGTCTGTCAGGATTTTGCACATTTGCAGCTGACGTGCCTGAGAGCGCTTGGCCTACCGGCACGCTATGTTTCAGGCTATCTGCGCACCTACCCCCCCAAGGGACAGCCGCGCCTAGTGGGTGCGGATGCCTCCCATGCATGGGTTTCGGTCTGGTGCCCGGAGGCAGGCTGGATCGACTTTGACCCGACCAACAACAAGACCATCGCTGACGAGCATGTCACCCTCACCGTGGGTCGTGATTTTGGTGATGTCAGCCCGATTTCCGGGGTCATCCTTGGCGGCGGCAATCATTTCGTGAATGTCTGGGTCGATGTCATGCCGATTGACGAACAGGGCGAGGAAATCGGAGAATCACTCTCCAACCAGCTTGAGCCGGAAATCGTCACGATCGACATGGATACGCTGGAAGAGCAATCACAGCGCCCCATCCAGATGCATATTCAGGAGCAAAGTCAGGAACAGAGCCAGGAGCAAAGTCAGACCCAGTCCGCAGATCCCCTGCCGGCAGACAGAACCTACTAG
- the trxA gene encoding thioredoxin: MSNTTYGYGGGMSASYTTSQSSDAQAFGAAPQPAPAPKPAQDTGPLIKDTSTQEFMQDVIEASKSTTILVDFWAPWCGPCKQLGPDLEKAVTEAKGRVKLVKLNIDDHPAIPQQMGIQSVPAVVAFKDGRPVDGFMGVQPPSQIKAFIEKNGTEPQADPLEEACNHANELLEAGNPVEAAQIFGAIMQQVPEHFPAVIGMIKCLLANEDIEKARSLFDSLPEKALEEQDISAVKASLELAEQSADLGDLAELQAKLEANPEDNQAQFDLAVALNGKNKREEAVDQLIAVIKRDREWNDDGARKQLLQFFESWGVMDPASVYGRRQLSSILFS, translated from the coding sequence ATGAGCAACACCACATATGGTTACGGAGGCGGCATGTCCGCCAGCTACACCACATCCCAGAGCTCGGATGCACAAGCGTTCGGCGCAGCCCCGCAGCCGGCCCCTGCTCCGAAACCGGCGCAAGATACCGGCCCGCTGATCAAGGACACTTCGACGCAGGAATTCATGCAGGATGTGATCGAAGCCTCCAAAAGCACGACCATCCTCGTCGACTTCTGGGCACCATGGTGTGGCCCCTGCAAGCAGCTCGGTCCGGATCTGGAAAAGGCCGTGACGGAAGCCAAAGGCAGGGTCAAGCTGGTCAAGCTCAATATCGATGACCATCCAGCCATTCCGCAGCAAATGGGCATCCAGTCCGTTCCTGCAGTGGTTGCCTTCAAGGATGGCCGTCCGGTGGATGGCTTCATGGGCGTGCAGCCACCAAGCCAGATCAAGGCTTTTATCGAGAAAAACGGCACCGAACCGCAGGCAGATCCCCTGGAAGAAGCCTGCAATCATGCCAACGAATTGCTCGAAGCGGGCAATCCGGTTGAAGCAGCCCAGATCTTTGGCGCCATCATGCAGCAGGTTCCGGAGCATTTTCCTGCCGTTATCGGCATGATCAAATGCCTGCTTGCCAACGAGGACATTGAAAAGGCCCGTTCCCTGTTTGATAGTCTGCCCGAAAAAGCCCTTGAGGAACAGGATATTTCTGCTGTCAAAGCAAGCCTTGAGCTTGCTGAACAAAGCGCGGATCTTGGCGACCTCGCAGAGCTGCAGGCCAAATTGGAAGCAAACCCTGAAGACAATCAGGCCCAGTTTGATCTGGCCGTAGCACTCAATGGCAAAAACAAGCGTGAAGAAGCTGTCGACCAGCTGATCGCCGTCATCAAGCGTGATCGCGAATGGAATGACGATGGTGCCCGCAAGCAGCTTCTGCAATTCTTTGAGAGCTGGGGCGTGATGGACCCTGCCAGCGTTTATGGCCGCCGACAGTTGTCTTCCATCCTCTTCTCATAA
- a CDS encoding prolyl-tRNA synthetase associated domain-containing protein: MTSSEKCSRQDLFDFLAALNIKTTTHEHEAVFTVSESHKIKEDLPGGHTKNLFLKDKKGKMMLVVCLNDTEVDLKSFHRKYDCGRVSFGNAELLWQHLGVRPGSVTPFALINDKDDHAINLVLDANLMKQDLANFHPLENTATTAISRQDLLRFLEGTGHIPTILALEKEDA; the protein is encoded by the coding sequence ATGACCTCATCAGAAAAATGCAGCCGACAGGATCTTTTCGATTTTCTGGCTGCGCTGAATATAAAAACCACTACTCATGAGCATGAAGCGGTTTTTACCGTAAGCGAAAGCCACAAGATCAAGGAAGACCTGCCCGGCGGTCACACAAAAAACCTTTTCCTCAAGGACAAGAAGGGCAAGATGATGCTGGTCGTCTGCCTTAATGATACCGAGGTGGACCTCAAGAGCTTTCACAGAAAATATGACTGCGGTCGCGTCAGTTTTGGCAATGCGGAGCTGTTGTGGCAGCATCTGGGGGTACGCCCCGGCTCGGTCACCCCGTTTGCCCTGATCAACGACAAGGATGATCACGCCATCAATCTGGTGCTGGACGCCAATCTGATGAAACAGGATCTGGCGAATTTTCATCCGCTGGAAAATACAGCCACCACAGCCATCTCCCGACAGGATTTGCTGCGTTTTCTGGAAGGAACAGGCCATATCCCGACCATATTGGCGCTGGAGAAGGAAGACGCCTAG